Part of the Desulfobulbaceae bacterium genome, TCGCGCAGAGCCCCCTGGTCCGGGGTTTCATTTATCTCAAGATGGCCGCCGGGAAACTCCCAAAGGTTTCCCCATGTTGCGTCTGCCAGGCGTTTCTGAATGTAAATCATCTTTTGATGGACAATAACCGCCGCCACAAATGAAATGGCTATGGTCGTCATGCTTTTCCCTGCCACAGGATGCAGGGAAGTAGTCCCGGAGAGATGGGCCTGGCACTGTTTACCCAAAGGACAGAGTTGGCAGTCAGGTTTGCTTTTTTTGCAGACCAGAGCGCCGAGTTCCATAAGCGCCTGATTCCATTGCCGAGACTTGCCCTCGGGCAATAGTGCCTCGGCCAGAGCCCAGACACGTTTTTGGCCCTCACTGCTTTTTATAGGAGTTTCTATGGCAAACATTCGGGCAAAGACGCGTTCAACATTTCCGTCTACCACCGGATAGTTTTTCTGAAAAGCGATGCTTAGTATGGCCCCGGCCGTATATTTTCCGATGCCGGGCAGGGTTATAAGGTCCGTAAAAGAGGAGGGGACTGTGCCGCCATTGCAACAGACACGTTGTGCTGCTTTCTGAAAGTTTCGTACCCGCGAGTAATAACCAAGACCTTCCCAGAGTTTGAGTAACTCGTTTTCATCGGCCTTCGCGACACTTTCCAGGGAAGGAAACCTGTTGACCCAGGTATTGAAATAGTGAATGACTCTGTCCATCTGGGTCTGTTGCAGCATAACTTCAGACAGCCAGACATGATATGGATCATAGCTATGGCGCCATGGCAGCAGGCGTGCATTCTTTGAAAACCAGGCTAGGAGTTTGTCTTGGATCTGTGTGTGCTGGCTAGCGGAGAGATTTGACGGGGCCATCAGTTGCAGTTCATTTTGGTGAATTATTGGCAAGGCGATTGGCAAGAAGCAGAAAAGGCGCCCTGGACATCAGGACGCCTTTGTGGGTTAGTGTCTTCTCAGGTTATATTGATCAGGCTTCCCAAAAAGCATCTTTTTCGGCACCGCATTTAGGACAGACCCAGTCGTCAGGCAGGTCTTCCCAGGCGGTATTCGGGTCAACTCCGTGTTCGTAATCGCCTTCAGCCGGATCGTAAATATAGCCGCAAGGGCATTCCCATTTTTGCATCATTCTCCTCCTCTTTTGGTGTTTAGACAGGTATTGTTTTCCACGCCATTAATCAATCGCTTCCATGACCGCTCCGCAGCAGTACGGCACTGAATCACCAGATTTAACATTCATATACTTATTGCATACCGCACAAAGGTAGGTGCAATCGGCCGCGGAAGTCTGGTCGGACATAACGGTTTTGCCGCCGGGCACTCCTTCAATAGTAAAACGCAGCAGGTTTTGTTTCGATGGAATGTACTCGCCAATTGGCGTCAGTTTTTTACTCTCACCGGCACAATCAATGATCATTCTCCAAAGAGTCTCCATTGAGGCAGTTTCTTGGCCATTTTCTGGCGAAAACTCGACAACATTTTTATCTATTATTACTTTCATATACCCTCCTTGTAGTAATTATTACTAATTAAACTAAGTGTAATTTGAGCCACTGTCAATAGCAAAGTTGTACCATGACTCGTATAAGGAGAAAACGAAAAAATTGTTTAGGTGTGGTACTAATGGCTACAGGAGGTCAGTAAGTAAAGCTTTAATGCCCTTTTCCTGGCGCTCTATGCTTTCGGTAAGGTGGAACTGGACAAGTGCCCGCTGTAGATTTTGTGTTGGTGAGCTGACTTTAAAATAGATGTTATTGTTTAGATAGTCAGTAAAGTAGCGAAGGCCAAGCTCAAAAGAGATGATTCGTGCTGCCTCAAAGATATATTCACGGTCGTGTTTTGTTAAAAAGTTTGTAGCCTGACTGAGATAGCCGGTTAAAATTTCACGGCACAGGTCCAGATCGAAACAAACCTGTTCAGTGGAATCTGACTCTTCGCCCCGTAAGTTGCAACCGGACCGGAGGCAGTCGCCAATGTCATAATGAATAAGTCCAGGCTTGACTGTATCTAAATCAATGATGCTGACAGCCAGGCCGGAGTTTTTGCTGATC contains:
- the mutY gene encoding A/G-specific adenine glycosylase, which encodes MPIIHQNELQLMAPSNLSASQHTQIQDKLLAWFSKNARLLPWRHSYDPYHVWLSEVMLQQTQMDRVIHYFNTWVNRFPSLESVAKADENELLKLWEGLGYYSRVRNFQKAAQRVCCNGGTVPSSFTDLITLPGIGKYTAGAILSIAFQKNYPVVDGNVERVFARMFAIETPIKSSEGQKRVWALAEALLPEGKSRQWNQALMELGALVCKKSKPDCQLCPLGKQCQAHLSGTTSLHPVAGKSMTTIAISFVAAVIVHQKMIYIQKRLADATWGNLWEFPGGHLEINETPDQGALR
- a CDS encoding rubredoxin yields the protein MQKWECPCGYIYDPAEGDYEHGVDPNTAWEDLPDDWVCPKCGAEKDAFWEA
- a CDS encoding phosphotransferase; this translates as AQTYESLQGPSHAREVGWALGTFHSLVSDLPTETLADTLPGFHNTPRYLEAFHNALASSTKTTSAEVKFCLNFIEKQIIYAPVLEEAKHSKKLFDRPIHGDPKVSNIMISKNSGLAVSIIDLDTVKPGLIHYDIGDCLRSGCNLRGEESDSTEQVCFDLDLCREILTGYLSQATNFLTKHDREYIFEAARIISFELGLRYFTDYLNNNIYFKVSSPTQNLQRALVQFHLTESIERQEKGIKALLTDLL